The proteins below come from a single Erythrobacter sp. SG61-1L genomic window:
- a CDS encoding aspartate aminotransferase family protein gives MSITPLMPVYPRCDVRPVRGEGCYLIGERGERYLDFAAGIAVNALGHGHPHLTKAIQEQAATLMHVSNLYGSPQGEALAQRIVDNCFADTVFFTNSGAEAVECAIKTARRYFYVNGQPNRTKIITFNNAFHGRTMGAISATNQPKMRDGFEPLVPGFAYAPFNDLEAALALVDEDTAGFMVETVQGEGGMTAGTPEFITGLRKACDEHGMLLILDEIQCGYGRTGKFFAHEHYGITPDIMTVAKGIGGGFPLGACLATEEAAKGMVFGTHGSTYGGNPLAMAAGMAILDVMLEPGFFDHVTAMGERMRSAFEQLMPNHDHLFEEIRGKGLMLGIKLKEPAVSRDFVAHLRDNHGLLTVAAGENVFRVLPPLVIDESHIAECMERLSEGARSYAPLSDD, from the coding sequence ATGTCGATCACTCCGCTCATGCCCGTCTACCCCCGGTGCGACGTACGCCCGGTGCGCGGCGAGGGTTGCTACCTCATTGGGGAGCGCGGCGAACGATATCTGGACTTCGCGGCCGGGATTGCCGTGAACGCGCTTGGTCACGGTCATCCCCACCTGACCAAGGCGATCCAGGAACAGGCCGCCACGCTGATGCATGTCAGCAATCTCTACGGCTCGCCGCAGGGCGAAGCGCTGGCGCAGCGCATTGTCGATAATTGCTTTGCCGATACGGTGTTCTTCACCAATTCCGGTGCGGAAGCGGTGGAATGCGCGATCAAGACCGCGCGCCGCTATTTCTACGTCAACGGCCAGCCGAATCGCACCAAGATCATCACCTTCAACAACGCCTTCCATGGGCGGACGATGGGTGCGATCTCTGCCACCAACCAGCCCAAGATGCGCGACGGTTTCGAACCGCTGGTGCCGGGCTTCGCCTATGCGCCGTTCAACGATCTGGAAGCCGCGCTGGCGCTGGTCGATGAAGACACGGCCGGCTTCATGGTGGAAACCGTGCAGGGCGAAGGCGGGATGACGGCGGGCACGCCCGAATTCATTACGGGCCTGCGCAAGGCCTGCGACGAACACGGCATGCTGCTGATCCTGGACGAGATCCAGTGCGGCTATGGCCGGACCGGCAAGTTCTTCGCCCATGAACATTACGGCATCACGCCCGACATCATGACGGTGGCCAAAGGCATTGGTGGCGGTTTCCCGCTCGGCGCATGCCTTGCAACGGAAGAAGCGGCCAAGGGCATGGTGTTCGGCACGCATGGTTCCACCTATGGCGGCAATCCGCTGGCCATGGCGGCGGGCATGGCGATCCTTGATGTGATGCTGGAGCCGGGCTTCTTCGATCACGTCACCGCCATGGGCGAGCGTATGCGCTCCGCCTTCGAGCAGTTGATGCCCAATCACGATCATTTGTTCGAGGAAATCCGCGGCAAGGGCCTGATGCTGGGTATCAAGCTGAAGGAACCGGCGGTCTCGCGCGATTTCGTGGCGCATCTGCGCGACAATCACGGGCTGCTGACCGTCGCCGCCGGCGAGAATGTGTTCCGCGTGCTGCCTCCGCTGGTGATCGACGAAAGCCACATCGCCGAATGCATGGAACGGCTGAGCGAGGGGGCGCGGAGTTATGCGCCGCTTAGCGATGACTGA
- a CDS encoding cold-shock protein, whose protein sequence is MGFDRGRRGRGRDKRDGIGEDGFDPFMDGGPRFGDSDRFGGGDRFGGGDRFGGGDRFGGGPRGGGGGGFGGPRGGGGGGFGGPRGGGGGGGMPAQVVGAGKGIVKFFNAGKGFGFIQQEGGGEDVFVHISQVERAGLEGLAEGQELAFNLVDRGGKISAADLQIVGDVVPVQQRAAAAPQRQRTGEKATGTVKFFNSMKGFGFITRDDGEPDAFVHISAVERSGLSQLNEGDKLEFELEVDRRGKYSAVNLVPVQG, encoded by the coding sequence ATGGGTTTTGACAGAGGTCGTCGCGGCCGGGGACGCGACAAAAGGGATGGCATCGGCGAAGACGGCTTTGATCCCTTCATGGATGGCGGTCCGCGGTTCGGTGATTCCGATCGTTTCGGCGGTGGCGACCGCTTCGGTGGCGGTGACCGCTTCGGCGGCGGTGATCGATTCGGTGGTGGTCCCCGTGGCGGCGGTGGCGGCGGTTTTGGCGGCCCCCGTGGCGGCGGCGGTGGCGGCTTCGGCGGTCCCCGTGGCGGCGGCGGTGGTGGCGGCATGCCTGCCCAGGTTGTAGGTGCCGGCAAGGGCATCGTTAAGTTCTTCAATGCTGGCAAGGGCTTCGGCTTCATTCAGCAGGAAGGCGGCGGCGAGGACGTTTTCGTCCACATCAGCCAGGTTGAACGTGCGGGCCTCGAAGGTCTCGCTGAAGGTCAGGAACTGGCTTTCAACCTCGTCGATCGCGGCGGCAAGATTTCGGCTGCCGATCTCCAGATCGTCGGTGACGTGGTTCCCGTCCAGCAGCGCGCTGCTGCGGCCCCGCAGCGTCAGCGCACTGGCGAAAAGGCGACCGGCACGGTCAAGTTCTTCAACTCCATGAAGGGCTTCGGTTTCATCACTCGCGACGATGGCGAACCCGATGCGTTCGTGCACATCAGCGCGGTTGAACGGTCCGGCCTGTCGCAGCTCAACGAAGGCGACAAGCTGGAGTTCGAACTCGAAGTCGATCGACGAGGCAAGTACTCGGCGGTCAACCTTGTGCCCGTTCAGGGCTGA
- a CDS encoding TerC family protein, with amino-acid sequence MDIISLLSDPTAWAALVTLVVLEIVLGIDNLVFIAILSNKLPEHQQAKARRIGLMLALVMRIALLMLIGWIVTLQTPLFDLGITGAPGEHGEPSFETAFSGRDLILVAGGLFLLWKATKEIHHNMDPEVESGELLDQDKGVAQIAFGAAIAQIIALDLVFSIDSILTAVGMTDHVPIMVTAVVITVGLMLIAANPLAAFIEKNPTLVMLALAFLVMIGLVLIADGFGFHVPKGYVYAAMGFSVGVELLNMVKRNRRNKTQAGVGEKAA; translated from the coding sequence ATGGACATTATATCCCTGCTTTCCGATCCCACGGCCTGGGCTGCGCTGGTCACTCTGGTCGTGCTCGAAATTGTGCTTGGGATCGACAATCTCGTCTTCATCGCAATTCTCTCAAACAAGTTGCCGGAGCATCAGCAGGCCAAGGCCCGCCGAATCGGCCTGATGCTGGCACTGGTCATGCGCATTGCGCTGCTGATGCTGATCGGCTGGATCGTCACCTTGCAGACCCCGCTGTTCGATCTGGGGATCACAGGCGCGCCGGGCGAACATGGCGAACCAAGCTTCGAGACGGCATTTTCCGGCCGTGACCTGATTCTGGTCGCCGGTGGCCTGTTCCTGCTGTGGAAGGCCACCAAGGAAATCCATCACAACATGGACCCTGAAGTGGAAAGCGGTGAGTTGCTCGATCAGGACAAGGGCGTGGCCCAGATCGCCTTTGGCGCGGCCATTGCCCAGATCATCGCGCTCGATCTCGTTTTCTCGATCGATTCGATCCTCACTGCCGTTGGCATGACGGACCATGTGCCGATCATGGTCACTGCCGTGGTCATCACAGTGGGCCTGATGCTGATCGCCGCCAATCCGCTGGCCGCCTTCATCGAGAAGAACCCCACTCTGGTCATGCTCGCGCTCGCCTTCCTGGTGATGATCGGGCTCGTACTGATCGCGGACGGCTTTGGCTTCCACGTGCCCAAGGGCTATGTCTATGCGGCCATGGGCTTCTCGGTGGGTGTCGAACTGCTGAACATGGTGAAGCGCAACCGCCGCAACAAAACGCAGGCTGGCGTAGGGGAGAAGGCCGCATGA
- a CDS encoding TIGR01244 family sulfur transferase, whose product MSDFRKLGDGVYASPQIGVADIAEAAKLGVTLVINNRPEGESEDQTSGEDIAAAANAAGMDYIAIPVTMQTLSQDDVFAMAQALGEAHGPILAYCRSGTRSTLLWSLAEAMRGRAPAEIASAAAEAGYDVSPVRAAMDALYAARG is encoded by the coding sequence ATGAGCGATTTCCGCAAGCTTGGCGACGGCGTCTATGCCAGCCCGCAGATCGGCGTGGCCGACATTGCGGAGGCCGCAAAGCTTGGCGTCACTCTGGTGATCAACAACCGCCCCGAAGGCGAATCGGAAGACCAGACCTCCGGCGAGGACATCGCTGCAGCCGCCAATGCGGCGGGAATGGACTACATCGCCATTCCGGTCACGATGCAGACCCTGTCGCAAGATGATGTTTTCGCCATGGCGCAGGCGCTGGGCGAAGCGCATGGCCCGATCCTGGCCTATTGCCGCAGCGGCACACGCTCCACCCTGCTCTGGTCGCTGGCCGAAGCCATGCGCGGCCGCGCGCCGGCCGAGATCGCCAGCGCGGCAGCCGAAGCCGGTTATGACGTTTCGCCGGTGCGTGCTGCGATGGACGCCCTCTACGCCGCGCGGGGATGA
- a CDS encoding sterol desaturase family protein, with protein sequence MPDFDPVNYAIPAFILLVLAEMIWARLRAPQAYEPRDTAMSLAFGLGSTVAGALTASLVLAMLVKLYEFRLLEIGWQWWAWAACFVLDDFAYYWSHRFGHRVRWFWASHVNHHSSQHYNLSTALRQTWTGFIAITFIFRLPLALIGFHPAMILFCGGLNLIYQFWIHTEAIGKMPRWFEAVMNTPSHHRVHHATNPLYLDRNYAGTFIVWDKLFGTYQPERDDLRIHYGIVKQLGSFNLLWSVFHEWIGIARDMWHAPWRHKLSYLLREPGWSHDGSRETSDTIRARWLEQAAARQQHSGD encoded by the coding sequence GTGCCGGATTTCGATCCCGTCAATTACGCGATTCCAGCTTTCATCCTGCTGGTCCTTGCCGAAATGATCTGGGCACGGCTGCGCGCACCGCAAGCCTATGAACCGCGCGACACGGCCATGTCGCTGGCCTTCGGGCTGGGCAGCACTGTTGCGGGTGCCCTCACTGCATCGCTGGTGCTGGCCATGCTGGTGAAGCTTTACGAGTTCCGCCTGCTGGAGATCGGCTGGCAATGGTGGGCGTGGGCGGCCTGCTTCGTGCTGGACGATTTCGCCTATTACTGGTCCCACCGCTTCGGCCACCGTGTGCGCTGGTTCTGGGCCAGCCACGTGAACCATCATTCCAGCCAGCATTACAACCTGTCCACTGCCCTGCGGCAGACCTGGACCGGCTTCATCGCCATCACCTTCATCTTCCGCCTGCCGCTGGCGCTGATCGGCTTCCACCCGGCCATGATCCTGTTCTGCGGCGGGCTGAACCTGATCTACCAGTTCTGGATCCACACCGAGGCCATCGGGAAGATGCCGCGCTGGTTCGAGGCCGTGATGAACACGCCTTCGCATCACCGGGTCCACCATGCGACCAATCCTCTCTATCTTGACCGCAACTATGCCGGCACTTTCATCGTGTGGGACAAGCTGTTCGGCACTTATCAGCCGGAGCGGGACGATCTGCGCATCCACTATGGCATCGTGAAGCAGTTGGGCAGCTTCAACCTGCTATGGTCGGTATTCCACGAATGGATCGGCATTGCGCGGGACATGTGGCACGCACCCTGGCGGCACAAACTGTCCTACCTGCTGCGAGAGCCGGGCTGGAGCCACGACGGCAGCCGGGAAACTTCCGACACGATCCGCGCGCGCTGGCTGGAACAGGCCGCCGCGCGGCAGCAGCACTCAGGCGACTGA
- a CDS encoding tetratricopeptide repeat-containing sulfotransferase family protein: protein MTDRRLDEMIKKIQKGSMRMTEDDAVAIAGQLYGSKRYKQAENMCRQILQSKPKLADVHSILGVTLTALGKPKEGIASLKRAVKLQPKVARFRSNLGEVQRQQGYLADAIVSLQEAIEIDPKNAQAHNNLGIARFDGRNYAEAAACYRKALELQADFPEVYNNLGNALRCMGKNDEAIEAYQNALAYRERYPEAYNNLGTMLRDMGKNEQAEHALRKAIQQNPRYVEAHTNLASLYFAEKRDIDALRLLGEALKLAPNDVRALILTARIQSRRANFTAAEQALRLVLRQRPEHGEALTVLGSVLHETDRYDEAVALLEKADKLQPNNAETLSYYGVALKSVGRLDDAREKILSGLKLNPNLIGAYANLNDLVDYSKETELYENLTEVVERMKNRPVELRLPLYYAYAKALDDNGQPEKALENYIEGGKIKRKLLNYSEEETFKFFEEIKEAFPPEIFQNRPYAGNQTDRLLFIVGMPRSGSTLVEQILASNDAVYGAGEVKYFSQMLHKLRDRFPSLSRFPQMVSELKPNHYKLVADGYEQAMFKNAGDARIVTDKLLTNYFFLGMLHLLFPNAKFINTRRDPVDCCLSAFTKLFKDDMPHSYDMGELGRYYRQYDALMKYWESVLPEGVLKVVEYENVVADTEKEARGIIEFLGLEWDDKMLEFHKSSRPVKTASVAQVRKPIYKTAVQRWKKYGDGLQPLIDAIEKA, encoded by the coding sequence ATGACCGACCGCCGTCTCGATGAGATGATCAAGAAGATCCAGAAGGGATCGATGAGGATGACCGAGGACGACGCTGTCGCGATCGCCGGTCAGCTTTACGGCAGCAAGCGCTACAAGCAGGCGGAAAACATGTGCCGCCAGATCCTCCAGTCCAAGCCCAAGCTGGCGGATGTCCACTCGATCCTCGGCGTCACGCTGACGGCGCTTGGCAAGCCCAAGGAAGGCATTGCCAGCCTGAAGCGCGCGGTCAAGCTGCAGCCCAAGGTTGCCCGGTTCCGCTCCAACCTGGGCGAGGTGCAGCGCCAGCAAGGCTATCTGGCCGATGCCATCGTCAGCCTGCAGGAAGCGATCGAAATCGATCCGAAGAACGCGCAGGCCCACAATAATCTGGGCATCGCGCGGTTCGACGGGCGCAATTATGCCGAAGCCGCCGCCTGCTATCGCAAGGCGCTGGAACTGCAGGCGGACTTCCCCGAAGTCTACAACAATCTCGGCAATGCGCTGCGTTGCATGGGCAAGAATGACGAGGCTATCGAAGCCTATCAGAACGCGCTGGCCTATCGGGAACGCTATCCGGAAGCCTACAACAACCTTGGCACCATGTTGCGCGACATGGGCAAGAATGAGCAGGCCGAACACGCCCTGCGCAAGGCGATCCAGCAGAACCCGCGCTACGTTGAAGCCCACACCAACCTTGCCAGCCTCTATTTCGCCGAAAAGCGCGACATTGATGCGCTGCGCCTGCTGGGCGAAGCGCTCAAGCTGGCACCGAACGATGTGCGCGCGCTGATCCTCACCGCGCGTATCCAGTCTCGCCGCGCCAACTTCACCGCTGCGGAACAGGCACTGCGCCTTGTGCTGCGCCAGCGGCCCGAACATGGCGAGGCGCTGACCGTGCTTGGCAGCGTGCTGCACGAAACCGATCGCTATGACGAGGCAGTGGCCCTGCTGGAAAAGGCCGACAAGCTGCAGCCCAACAATGCCGAAACGCTGAGCTATTACGGCGTCGCCCTGAAATCGGTCGGCCGGCTGGACGATGCGCGCGAAAAGATCCTGAGCGGGCTCAAGCTCAACCCCAACCTGATCGGCGCCTATGCCAATCTCAACGATCTGGTCGACTATTCCAAGGAGACCGAGCTTTACGAGAACCTGACCGAAGTGGTCGAGCGGATGAAGAACCGCCCGGTCGAACTTCGGCTGCCGCTCTATTACGCCTATGCCAAGGCGCTGGACGATAACGGCCAGCCGGAAAAGGCGCTCGAAAACTACATCGAAGGCGGCAAGATCAAGCGCAAGCTCCTCAATTACAGTGAGGAGGAAACCTTCAAGTTCTTCGAAGAGATCAAGGAGGCCTTCCCGCCCGAGATCTTCCAGAACCGGCCCTATGCGGGCAACCAGACGGATCGCCTGCTGTTCATCGTGGGCATGCCGCGTTCCGGCTCGACCCTGGTCGAACAGATCCTCGCCAGCAACGATGCCGTCTATGGCGCGGGCGAAGTGAAGTATTTCAGCCAGATGCTGCACAAGCTGCGCGATCGATTCCCTTCGCTCTCGCGTTTCCCGCAGATGGTCTCCGAACTGAAGCCCAACCACTACAAGCTGGTGGCCGATGGCTATGAGCAGGCCATGTTCAAGAACGCCGGCGATGCCCGGATCGTGACGGACAAGCTGCTGACGAACTACTTCTTCCTGGGCATGCTGCACCTGCTGTTCCCGAATGCGAAGTTCATCAACACTCGCCGCGACCCGGTGGATTGCTGCCTGTCCGCCTTCACCAAGCTGTTCAAGGACGACATGCCGCACAGCTACGACATGGGCGAGCTGGGCCGTTATTACCGCCAGTACGACGCGCTGATGAAGTATTGGGAATCGGTGTTGCCCGAAGGTGTTCTCAAGGTTGTCGAATACGAAAACGTCGTGGCCGACACCGAGAAGGAAGCGCGCGGGATCATCGAATTCCTGGGCCTGGAATGGGACGACAAGATGCTGGAGTTCCACAAGTCCAGCCGCCCGGTGAAGACCGCCAGCGTCGCCCAGGTGCGCAAGCCGATCTACAAGACTGCGGTGCAGCGCTGGAAGAAATATGGCGATGGCCTGCAGCCGCTGATCGACGCGATCGAGAAGGCCTGA
- a CDS encoding P-II family nitrogen regulator: MKYVIAIIKPHKLDDVREALSAIGVAGMMASEVKGFGRQKGQTEIYRGAEYATNMVPKVKVEVALPDSLVERAVEAIQQAAATGSIGDGKIFVLDLGSALRIRTGETGETAL; this comes from the coding sequence ATGAAATATGTCATCGCGATCATCAAGCCGCACAAGCTCGACGATGTGCGCGAAGCGCTCAGTGCGATCGGTGTGGCCGGGATGATGGCCAGCGAAGTGAAGGGGTTCGGTCGCCAGAAGGGCCAGACCGAAATCTATCGCGGGGCCGAATATGCCACCAACATGGTGCCCAAGGTGAAAGTGGAAGTCGCGCTGCCGGATTCGCTGGTGGAACGCGCGGTGGAAGCGATCCAGCAGGCCGCTGCCACGGGCAGCATCGGGGACGGCAAGATTTTCGTCCTCGATCTTGGTTCCGCCCTGCGCATCCGCACGGGGGAAACCGGCGAAACCGCGCTTTAA
- a CDS encoding ammonium transporter: protein MIRKLVCGAGALGVSMFAATAAWAQEATEAVADAAAAATDAAVAAVPAPVAEAATEAAAAVPNAGNNAWMMTSTVLVLLMILPGLALFYGGLTRSKNMLSTMTQIGATAALAMVIWVLWGYSTAFGPTPPEGFLGQFISSGSLFLSSVTPDTTAATFSDEVISEYVFVCFQMTFAAITAALVLGATAERMKFGATLLFTAIWLTIVYFPIAHMVWAGGGLLFEMGALDFAGGTVVHINAGVSGLVLAYLLGKRKGYPAEPMPPHSLTLTMVGTGLLWVGWFGFNAGSELEADGTAGLAMMNTFIATAAAALAWMVVEKLAGHKASSLGFCSGVIAGLVAVTPAAGNSGPMGALVLGVVASVVCYFAVAKLKPALGYDDSLDAFGIHGIGGIVGAIGTGVVYSPALGGPGGDDFVMSSQVITQIIAVAVAIAWAAIGTLIAGFIVKMVVGLRVSPEVEVEGLDIGEHGERAYN from the coding sequence ATGATCCGCAAACTTGTTTGCGGCGCTGGCGCGCTTGGCGTGTCCATGTTCGCCGCTACTGCCGCCTGGGCGCAGGAAGCCACCGAAGCGGTGGCCGATGCTGCCGCGGCCGCAACGGATGCCGCCGTCGCCGCTGTGCCGGCCCCGGTCGCCGAAGCCGCTACCGAAGCGGCTGCTGCCGTTCCCAACGCCGGCAACAACGCCTGGATGATGACCTCCACGGTCCTCGTCCTGCTGATGATCCTTCCCGGCCTCGCGCTGTTCTACGGCGGTCTGACCCGTTCCAAGAACATGCTCTCCACCATGACCCAGATCGGCGCCACTGCCGCCCTGGCGATGGTGATCTGGGTTCTCTGGGGCTATTCGACCGCTTTCGGTCCGACCCCGCCGGAAGGTTTCCTGGGCCAGTTCATCAGCTCGGGCAGCCTGTTCCTTTCCTCTGTCACGCCTGACACGACCGCTGCCACCTTCTCTGACGAAGTGATCAGCGAATATGTGTTCGTCTGCTTCCAGATGACCTTCGCTGCGATCACTGCCGCGCTGGTTCTGGGTGCGACGGCCGAGCGCATGAAGTTCGGCGCGACCCTGCTGTTCACCGCCATCTGGCTGACGATCGTGTATTTCCCGATCGCTCACATGGTGTGGGCCGGCGGCGGTCTGCTGTTCGAAATGGGCGCCCTGGACTTCGCCGGCGGTACCGTTGTGCACATCAATGCCGGTGTGTCGGGCCTGGTGCTCGCCTACCTGCTCGGCAAGCGCAAGGGCTACCCGGCTGAGCCGATGCCGCCGCACAGCCTGACGCTGACCATGGTCGGCACGGGCCTGCTGTGGGTGGGTTGGTTCGGCTTCAACGCCGGTTCGGAACTCGAAGCCGACGGCACTGCCGGTCTCGCGATGATGAACACCTTCATCGCCACCGCTGCTGCGGCCCTGGCCTGGATGGTTGTTGAAAAGCTGGCTGGCCACAAGGCTTCCTCGCTGGGCTTCTGCTCGGGTGTGATCGCCGGCCTCGTCGCCGTCACCCCGGCTGCCGGTAACTCGGGTCCGATGGGCGCCCTGGTCCTCGGCGTGGTCGCTTCGGTGGTCTGCTACTTCGCGGTTGCCAAGCTGAAGCCGGCTCTGGGCTACGATGACTCGCTGGACGCCTTCGGCATCCACGGCATCGGCGGTATCGTTGGCGCCATCGGCACCGGCGTTGTCTACTCGCCCGCCCTTGGTGGCCCCGGCGGCGACGACTTCGTGATGTCCTCGCAGGTCATCACCCAGATCATCGCGGTTGCGGTTGCCATTGCCTGGGCTGCCATCGGCACCCTGATCGCTGGCTTCATCGTCAAGATGGTGGTCGGCCTGCGGGTCTCGCCGGAAGTCGAAGTCGAAGGTCTCGACATCGGCGAACACGGCGAACGCGCCTACAACTAA
- a CDS encoding P-II family nitrogen regulator, whose translation MKFIIAIIKPFKLDEVREALGAIGVAGMTVSEVKGFGRQKGQTEIYRGAEYSTNMLPKVKIEIAATDAIAAQVVETIQQTASTESIGDGKIFVLDLASATRIRTGESGDTAL comes from the coding sequence ATGAAATTCATCATCGCCATCATCAAACCGTTCAAGCTCGACGAGGTGCGTGAAGCCCTCGGCGCCATCGGCGTCGCAGGTATGACCGTTTCCGAGGTCAAGGGCTTCGGACGGCAGAAGGGCCAGACCGAGATCTATCGCGGTGCGGAATATTCCACGAATATGCTGCCCAAGGTGAAGATCGAGATCGCCGCAACCGACGCGATTGCCGCTCAGGTTGTCGAAACCATCCAGCAGACCGCCAGCACCGAAAGCATCGGTGACGGCAAGATCTTCGTGCTGGATCTCGCTTCCGCAACGCGCATTCGCACCGGCGAATCCGGGGATACCGCGCTGTGA
- a CDS encoding endonuclease/exonuclease/phosphatase family protein — MEIRFASYNIHKAVGTDGRRDPDRILSVLHEVNADIVALQEVDRRFGRRASVLPRALVEEQGYAIAHLAMRPDSMGWHGNAVLVRRHFEVLGTHAVHLPTLEPRGAVRAELAHEGRRLRVVGMHLDLSGIRRRDQIRAVTGDLAACEEDCPAVMLGDFNEWSLRGGSIREFGQGWQPLAPGRSFPSRQPLAPLDRIVFSQGWDVLDHGVHHSALATAASDHLPIWAVARLGGAGK; from the coding sequence TTGGAAATCCGCTTCGCCAGTTACAACATCCACAAGGCCGTGGGCACGGATGGGCGCCGCGACCCGGATCGCATCCTGTCCGTGCTGCATGAAGTGAATGCGGACATCGTCGCGCTACAGGAAGTTGACCGCCGCTTCGGCCGCCGGGCCTCCGTTCTGCCGCGCGCGCTGGTGGAGGAACAGGGCTATGCCATCGCCCATCTCGCCATGCGGCCCGACAGCATGGGCTGGCACGGCAATGCCGTGCTGGTGCGCCGCCATTTCGAAGTGCTGGGCACCCATGCGGTGCACCTGCCCACGCTGGAGCCGCGCGGGGCGGTGCGGGCGGAACTTGCGCATGAAGGGCGCCGGTTGCGCGTGGTGGGCATGCATCTGGACCTTTCGGGCATTCGCCGCCGTGACCAGATTCGCGCGGTAACGGGCGATCTGGCCGCCTGCGAGGAAGATTGCCCCGCCGTGATGCTGGGCGATTTCAACGAATGGTCCCTGCGCGGGGGCAGCATCCGCGAATTCGGCCAAGGCTGGCAACCGCTCGCCCCGGGGCGCAGCTTCCCCAGCCGCCAGCCGCTCGCCCCGCTGGACCGCATCGTCTTTTCGCAAGGCTGGGACGTGCTGGACCACGGCGTCCACCACAGCGCATTGGCCACGGCGGCATCGGACCACCTGCCGATCTGGGCGGTGGCGCGGCTGGGCGGGGCCGGGAAATAG
- a CDS encoding pyridoxamine 5'-phosphate oxidase family protein — protein sequence MAEFFEALTPAHAAMIERQPMFFVATAAKDGRINLSPKGYDAFRILSPSRVAYLDLGGSGNETNAHLLEDGRITLMFCNFQQPALILRIYGQGRPVVPWDRDWEELAAHFTLMPGTRQIFDIEVESVQTSCGYGVPIMNLERERPTLLKVHAKADPVEWAGKHKTRRTSIDGLPVRTTDRYIAGDPSTIPQD from the coding sequence ATGGCAGAGTTCTTCGAAGCGCTCACCCCCGCCCATGCCGCGATGATAGAGCGGCAACCGATGTTCTTCGTCGCCACGGCGGCAAAGGACGGGCGGATCAATCTCAGCCCCAAGGGCTACGATGCCTTCCGCATCCTTTCGCCCAGCCGCGTGGCCTATCTCGACCTTGGCGGCTCGGGGAACGAGACCAATGCCCATCTGCTGGAAGATGGACGCATCACGCTGATGTTCTGCAATTTCCAGCAGCCCGCGCTGATCCTGCGCATTTATGGGCAGGGTCGCCCGGTGGTGCCGTGGGACCGGGACTGGGAGGAACTCGCCGCCCATTTCACCCTGATGCCCGGCACACGGCAGATTTTCGACATCGAAGTGGAAAGCGTCCAGACCAGTTGCGGCTATGGCGTGCCGATCATGAACCTGGAGCGGGAACGGCCGACCCTGCTCAAGGTCCATGCCAAGGCCGATCCGGTGGAATGGGCAGGCAAGCACAAGACCCGCCGCACCAGTATCGACGGCCTGCCAGTGCGCACGACCGACCGCTATATCGCGGGCGATCCTTCGACCATCCCGCAGGACTGA